In Leptospira licerasiae serovar Varillal str. VAR 010, the sequence CAACCTATATTTGGGAAAGAGGCGTTCGAGATCGCAAGATTACAATTGGGCGAACAGATCAAAAGAAGAAACGATAATATAGTAGGACTCGCTTTCAGAAAGGCAAACGAACTTGTCTACCAAGGAAAAGTAAAGGGCAAGGCTCTTTCTCTATCCGCGTTGGAACAATTAAAAGAAGAAGACCTGGAAGAATATTATAAAAACCAATTATTGAGCTCTAGACGTTCCATACTTGTGAGCGGTAAATGGAAAGAGGAAGAGATCCCTCGATTTTTAGGGGATATTTTACCGGCTTTTTCCGGGACACCCGTGTTGGAATCCCAGGGTTCCAGTCCGGAAGAATTGAATAAAAATCTAAAACAAAAAGAGATTAAAAATCTGATCGTGGACAAGGCAAATACACAAAATGTTGTTTTGTTCTTGGGAGTAGGTCCTGCTCACAATGATAAGGATTTTTACGCAGTCCAAGTTTTAAATTATCTTGTAGGTGGAGGAGGTTTTACTTCCTACTTCATGAGCAAGATCCGCTCGGATAAGGGATTGGCTTATTCTTCTTCCAGTCATCCTGTGTTCGAAAAAGATCATTCTGTAATTTATTTTTTCACCCAAACAAAATCCCAAAGCAGTATGGAAGTTTATAATCTTATGGGAGAAATTTTGGGAGATTCTACCTTCTCCAATATAAGTGAAGAGGAATTGAAAAATGCAAAAGAAGCCATTCTAAATAAGTTCATATTCCTATTCACAGACTCCATGGAAATTCTTCGTAACGAAGTCCGGTTTAGAGAACATAAAATGCCTAAGGATTATCTTAAGAACTATAGGGATAAAATCCAGAATGTTTCTCTTGCGGATTTGAGAAGAGTGGGTAAGATATATTTTAGAAGAGATAAACTGACCGCAGTGATCTCCGGCCCGAAATCTTCCGTCTCTTCCGACTTGCCTGGGCAAAAAACAATCGGTCCGGAAGATCCGATCCCATAATGGATTGTAGGTTCGAACATAGAGGTTATTTATTCGAAGGAATTTCAGAGGGAGGAATTCGTACTTCCGTTGTCATGCCTCGTTTAAGTTTGATGTTCGATATAGGACACCAAAATCCGAATCGTATTAATATAGAAAGATTGCTTCTTACCCACGCACATTTGGATCATTCAGCAGGACTTCCTTATTATATCTCTCAAAGATCCTTACGTAAATTAGGGCCTCCTAAAATTTATCTTCCTAAAACTTTAGAAGCGCCTATGAGAGAGATCTTATCTCTATACTCTAAGATAGAGGATTTTCCTTATCTTTACGAAATGAAAGGGTTGGACGAAGGGGAAGAGATAGAGATAGATGCATATCATTTTTTTAAAATATGGAAAACGTTCCATAGAGTGGATTCCCAAGGTTATACGATCTACGAAAGGAAGAAAAAATTAAGATCCGAATTTGCAGGATTAGATCGGAACGAACTTTTAAAGAAGAAGGAAGAAGGGATAGATATCAACGAAGTTCATTCCAAACCTTTGGTCAGTTTTTCAGGAGATACTAAGATAGAATACGTTCTTGCTCATAAGGACGTCGCTGAATCCGAGATCCTATTTTTAGAATGTACTTATATTGATCACGAGCGAAGTATAGAGGATGCCAGAGAATGGGGCCATATACATCTGGATGAGATCTTACACCATATTTCTTCTTTCAAAAATGAAAAAATAGTTCTCATACATTTTTCAAAACGTTATCCTCCTTCGTATATTCGAAAGATATTACATAAAAGGATCTCACCTTCTGAAAGAGATCGGTTCCATCTTTTTCTTCCTGATTGATCTATGACTTCTCAAAACCAAAAACGGAAATACGGGACTTCTATTTATAAGGAAGGATTGGAAGATTGGATCCATTCCGAATTAGTAAAACGCCCTTTTGATTGGTTGGAGGCTCTAGAAAAGAGGGCGTCTCAAGATAAGTTTCCCGTTTTAACTCCTGCCTCCGGGGCGGTGCTTGCATTTTTGGCTTCTTCTTGGGATCCAGACCTAGTCTTAGAATTGGGAACGGGCTATGGGATTTCCTTATTTTGGATCTTATCCGCAGTCAGAAAGGAAACGAAGATCCAAACAGTGGACAGAGAAGCTGATTTTATCGGAGTTGCGAAAGAATTTTTTGCCAAATTAGAACCTAACTCTAATCGAGTGGAATTTACGAACGCAGACTGTTCCGAGATCACAAGAGGATTTTTGGAAACTTCTTCTTCCGGACAGAAAGAACTGATGTTTGTGGACTGCGATAAGATCCGTTATCCGGAAATTTTAGAAATGATCCTGGAAAAGGGTAAAACCAGAAACTTAAGGGTAATTTACGATAATGTACTCTGGCACGGAAGGATTGCTGATCCGGAAAACCAGGCTCCTTCCGACCAAGCAGTGCGTAAATTATGGTCCCTAATCAAAAATGCCAAGATAGAATACACCTTATTCCCTGTCGGTGACGGAATATTATGTTTCGATTTTAGCCAATAAAAAGCTTGTTTGCTCCTTAAGCGTTGTGTTATATTACCGCGAAGGGTCGATCACATGACAAAAATTTCTTTCCCTCGGATCGTCGCGGTTCTTGC encodes:
- a CDS encoding M16 family metallopeptidase, yielding MNILKKLYIYSFIFLFSFVSSEAAPGDFVKDVKIPALEFNFPEIKEIGQDPNTRILYLENSEFPIKTLEITFYAGPDFYTKTSFELVEIFPEAWKKGGTTLHPGETFAEVWESYGSKLRVDSDLDTVTLTFSWLSRYDQESKSLISEFLKQPIFGKEAFEIARLQLGEQIKRRNDNIVGLAFRKANELVYQGKVKGKALSLSALEQLKEEDLEEYYKNQLLSSRRSILVSGKWKEEEIPRFLGDILPAFSGTPVLESQGSSPEELNKNLKQKEIKNLIVDKANTQNVVLFLGVGPAHNDKDFYAVQVLNYLVGGGGFTSYFMSKIRSDKGLAYSSSSHPVFEKDHSVIYFFTQTKSQSSMEVYNLMGEILGDSTFSNISEEELKNAKEAILNKFIFLFTDSMEILRNEVRFREHKMPKDYLKNYRDKIQNVSLADLRRVGKIYFRRDKLTAVISGPKSSVSSDLPGQKTIGPEDPIP
- a CDS encoding MBL fold metallo-hydrolase, translated to MDCRFEHRGYLFEGISEGGIRTSVVMPRLSLMFDIGHQNPNRINIERLLLTHAHLDHSAGLPYYISQRSLRKLGPPKIYLPKTLEAPMREILSLYSKIEDFPYLYEMKGLDEGEEIEIDAYHFFKIWKTFHRVDSQGYTIYERKKKLRSEFAGLDRNELLKKKEEGIDINEVHSKPLVSFSGDTKIEYVLAHKDVAESEILFLECTYIDHERSIEDAREWGHIHLDEILHHISSFKNEKIVLIHFSKRYPPSYIRKILHKRISPSERDRFHLFLPD
- a CDS encoding O-methyltransferase, whose protein sequence is MTSQNQKRKYGTSIYKEGLEDWIHSELVKRPFDWLEALEKRASQDKFPVLTPASGAVLAFLASSWDPDLVLELGTGYGISLFWILSAVRKETKIQTVDREADFIGVAKEFFAKLEPNSNRVEFTNADCSEITRGFLETSSSGQKELMFVDCDKIRYPEILEMILEKGKTRNLRVIYDNVLWHGRIADPENQAPSDQAVRKLWSLIKNAKIEYTLFPVGDGILCFDFSQ